The Nitrosomonas sp. sh817 genome includes a window with the following:
- a CDS encoding DUF2959 domain-containing protein has translation MNQSIRLFMLSLSLLLSACTTMYLEGLEKVGIPKRDVMVYRVEKARDTQQETKEQFKSALEQFTAATNFQGGDLEATYTRLNDAYEASLGKAEEVRSRIADIESVSEALFTEWKQEITQYSNASMRQNSQRKLEATQAHYHQLISSMKQAESKIQPILTVFNDQVMYLKHNLNARAIASLKGELGNIKSDVSALIASMERSINEANAFISTMDSK, from the coding sequence ATGAATCAGTCTATTCGTCTATTCATGCTGTCATTATCCCTGCTGCTAAGTGCCTGTACCACAATGTACCTCGAAGGACTGGAAAAAGTCGGCATACCCAAGCGCGATGTGATGGTGTATCGCGTTGAAAAAGCCCGCGACACCCAGCAGGAAACCAAGGAACAATTCAAATCGGCATTGGAACAATTCACCGCCGCCACCAACTTTCAGGGCGGCGATCTGGAAGCGACGTACACACGGCTGAACGACGCGTATGAAGCCAGTCTGGGCAAAGCCGAAGAAGTCCGCAGCCGCATCGCCGATATCGAGAGCGTATCGGAAGCGTTATTTACCGAATGGAAACAGGAAATCACGCAATACAGCAACGCCTCCATGCGGCAAAACAGCCAGCGCAAACTCGAAGCCACGCAAGCGCATTACCATCAGCTTATCTCGTCGATGAAGCAGGCTGAAAGCAAAATCCAGCCGATTCTGACGGTGTTCAACGATCAAGTCATGTACCTCAAGCACAACCTCAACGCCCGCGCCATCGCATCGCTCAAAGGTGAACTCGGCAATATCAAATCCGACGTGTCGGCGCTGATCGCTTCGATGGAACGCTCGATCAACGAAGCCAATGCATTTATTAGTACGATGGATAGCAAATAA
- a CDS encoding diacylglycerol kinase family protein, protein MTLTTRISRLQAGTAKIGCLLNPLGGQVRKRAAAIREALRAIPDLMVCEAQDALTFKTTIEQLLQADIDLLVIVAGDGTTHAIFGHLFAARAPADWPLIMIVPGGTTNMTPLDLGMQGKPEQIIQRLHHYLRQPTAPHLVQRPVLRIEQPDIPAIYGMFFAVGLVARGVKFSRSPVKQIGITGGIFTALIMLRSLFGMLFGRQQSAWSPVTMTLTEANGRMHRGTYLFTLVSALHCLLLNIRPYWGKEPEPLHVTLVDQRHKRLWRSLWPLLSGGGHVLREQEGYYSHNTARMTIEMDDEYIVDGELYRSAPQSPITIAATEPVTFLVL, encoded by the coding sequence ATGACGCTGACCACGCGCATCAGCCGCCTGCAAGCCGGAACAGCCAAAATCGGCTGCCTGCTCAATCCGCTGGGCGGTCAGGTGCGCAAGCGCGCAGCCGCTATCCGCGAAGCGTTGCGTGCCATACCGGATCTGATGGTGTGCGAAGCGCAGGATGCTCTGACTTTCAAAACCACCATCGAACAATTGCTGCAAGCGGATATCGACTTGCTGGTGATCGTCGCCGGTGACGGCACCACGCATGCAATTTTCGGCCATTTATTCGCGGCCCGCGCGCCCGCCGACTGGCCGCTCATAATGATCGTGCCCGGAGGCACCACCAACATGACGCCGCTGGACTTAGGCATGCAAGGCAAGCCCGAACAAATCATTCAGCGTTTGCATCATTATCTGCGCCAACCAACAGCGCCCCATCTGGTGCAACGCCCGGTGCTGCGGATCGAACAACCAGACATTCCGGCGATTTACGGCATGTTCTTCGCAGTCGGCCTGGTTGCGCGCGGCGTTAAATTCTCGCGCAGCCCGGTCAAGCAAATCGGCATCACCGGCGGTATTTTCACCGCATTGATCATGCTGCGCTCACTGTTCGGTATGTTGTTCGGACGTCAGCAAAGCGCCTGGTCGCCGGTCACCATGACCTTGACCGAAGCCAACGGCCGGATGCACCGCGGCACCTACCTGTTCACCTTGGTCAGCGCATTGCATTGCCTGTTACTTAACATCCGCCCGTACTGGGGCAAAGAACCGGAGCCGCTGCACGTCACCTTGGTCGATCAAAGGCACAAGCGCTTGTGGCGTTCGCTGTGGCCGCTGTTATCCGGTGGCGGACATGTACTGCGGGAACAAGAGGGTTATTACAGTCACAATACCGCCCGCATGACGATCGAAATGGACGATGAATACATCGTCGACGGCGAACTGTACCGTTCGGCGCCGCAATCGCCGATCACCATCGCCGCCACCGAACCGGTTACATTTCTGGTGTTATAG
- a CDS encoding CDP-alcohol phosphatidyltransferase family protein encodes MPTSTYIYIFGEDEITIWGLTGRERLARMLKPYPHLKFTGDAEKIPVSAQALFLNANFLFDARVLKALLEQDKKVALYNDEGCPAAILTDGSYAPQLLRNLNNNKDHNYKFALLTIPRIGLKDLKIDVQQNLKKKDPPYILPVSLENKPLLEKELFSGSYKGVTDFVTKWVWPLPAYWATHYCVRRGWQPNHVTYASVVFAVLAGVAFWHGLFGTGLLMGWFMTFLDTVDGKLARVTVTSSRLGDVLDHGLDIVHPPLWYVAWGVGLAGTATPLTGLGVLMTLMFLGYVGGRLCEGAFQFGLASFDMFIWKKLDSFNRLITARRNPNLVLLSYCWLTDQPDFGLLMVVVWHLASTVFLLWRVVTAWKIKLQGGTLTSWLQDIDPARDRDILAVRIFTRAPVDLRKPFPLS; translated from the coding sequence ATGCCGACTTCAACCTACATTTACATTTTCGGTGAAGATGAAATAACCATTTGGGGACTCACCGGGCGCGAACGCTTGGCGCGGATGCTGAAACCTTACCCGCACTTGAAATTCACCGGCGATGCCGAAAAAATCCCGGTCAGCGCTCAGGCGCTGTTTTTGAACGCCAATTTCCTGTTCGACGCGCGCGTATTGAAAGCTTTGCTCGAACAGGACAAAAAAGTTGCGTTATACAATGACGAAGGTTGTCCCGCTGCGATCCTGACCGATGGCAGCTATGCGCCGCAGTTATTGCGCAATCTCAACAACAATAAAGACCATAACTATAAATTCGCGTTGCTGACCATCCCGCGCATCGGTTTGAAAGACCTGAAAATCGACGTGCAGCAAAATCTGAAAAAGAAAGATCCGCCGTATATTTTGCCGGTCAGTCTGGAAAACAAGCCGTTGCTCGAAAAAGAACTGTTTTCCGGATCGTATAAAGGCGTCACCGATTTCGTTACCAAGTGGGTCTGGCCGCTGCCGGCATATTGGGCAACGCATTACTGCGTGCGCCGGGGCTGGCAACCGAATCATGTCACCTACGCCAGCGTCGTTTTCGCCGTGCTGGCGGGCGTCGCGTTCTGGCACGGATTGTTCGGAACCGGTTTACTGATGGGCTGGTTCATGACCTTTCTCGATACCGTCGACGGCAAGCTGGCGCGCGTCACCGTCACGTCCAGCCGCCTGGGCGATGTATTGGATCATGGCCTGGATATCGTGCATCCGCCGCTGTGGTATGTCGCTTGGGGCGTCGGCCTAGCGGGCACCGCAACGCCGCTGACCGGACTGGGCGTGCTGATGACGTTGATGTTTCTCGGTTATGTCGGCGGACGCCTGTGCGAAGGCGCATTTCAGTTCGGCTTGGCGTCGTTCGATATGTTTATCTGGAAAAAACTCGACTCGTTCAACCGCCTCATAACAGCACGGCGCAACCCGAATCTGGTATTACTCAGCTACTGCTGGCTCACCGATCAACCCGATTTCGGATTGCTGATGGTGGTTGTCTGGCATCTGGCTTCCACCGTATTCCTGCTCTGGCGCGTCGTCACCGCATGGAAGATCAAGCTGCAAGGCGGAACCTTGACATCCTGGCTGCAGGATATCGACCCAGCGCGCGACCGGGATATCCTGGCGGTCAGAATTTTCACGCGTGCCCCGGTCGATCTGAGAAAACCATTCCCGTTGTCATAA
- the lptG gene encoding LPS export ABC transporter permease LptG produces the protein MTLYRYISYQVITGFIIATAVLLPLFSFFDLLDQLDDVGKGTYRVSDAFFYTAMLLPRRFIQIAPFIALIGTVIALGKLAVHSELIAMRVAGLSPLRISLAPLSIGIVLLLGVAILEQFVAPQLQQKAITYRANALELTVELGRNLGIWTRNEHSILRIGQIVHNTRAADIELLQLDPDGFLQSHTLAQYADIIDDEVWQLSNVTIRTFTDDQITVTRAEAINWNSFVKPDDIATLTKPPESLSPVELARHVEFLRSTGQDADSYALALWRKIGSALMTIAMLLLSIPFVFGSIRTGLSNKLVLATLIGIAVYLLDQIIANTGLILRINTTVIALIPSIVMILIASLWLRRTF, from the coding sequence ATGACCCTCTATCGTTATATCAGCTACCAAGTCATCACCGGTTTCATAATCGCCACCGCGGTTTTGTTACCGCTCTTCAGTTTTTTTGATTTACTGGACCAGCTGGACGATGTCGGCAAAGGCACCTACCGCGTCAGCGATGCGTTTTTCTATACCGCCATGCTGTTGCCGCGCCGGTTCATTCAGATCGCACCCTTTATCGCGTTGATCGGTACCGTGATCGCACTTGGAAAGCTGGCAGTGCACTCGGAATTGATCGCCATGCGGGTCGCCGGCCTGTCGCCGCTGCGAATCAGCCTGGCGCCACTCAGCATCGGAATCGTGCTGTTGCTCGGTGTCGCGATTCTGGAACAATTCGTGGCCCCGCAGTTGCAGCAGAAGGCGATCACTTACCGGGCCAATGCATTGGAATTGACAGTTGAGCTAGGCAGGAATCTCGGTATCTGGACCCGCAACGAGCACAGCATTTTGCGCATCGGCCAAATCGTTCATAACACCAGAGCCGCGGATATCGAACTGCTGCAACTCGATCCGGATGGTTTTTTACAATCGCACACGCTGGCACAATATGCCGATATCATCGATGACGAAGTGTGGCAACTCAGCAATGTCACCATCCGCACGTTTACAGACGATCAAATAACCGTCACTCGCGCCGAGGCAATCAACTGGAATTCCTTCGTCAAACCCGACGACATCGCAACGTTGACCAAACCGCCGGAGAGTTTGTCGCCGGTCGAATTGGCCCGTCACGTCGAATTCCTGCGCAGCACCGGCCAGGATGCGGATTCCTACGCGCTGGCGTTGTGGCGCAAAATCGGCAGCGCCTTGATGACGATCGCCATGTTGCTGCTATCGATCCCATTCGTGTTCGGATCAATCCGTACCGGCCTCAGCAACAAACTGGTACTCGCCACTCTGATCGGAATCGCGGTTTACTTGCTCGATCAAATTATTGCCAATACCGGCTTGATCCTGCGGATAAATACCACCGTCATTGCATTGATACCCAGTATTGTGATGATTCTGATCGCCAGTTTATGGTTGCGCCGGACTTTTTAG
- the lptF gene encoding LPS export ABC transporter permease LptF, with translation MKLIERYIAREIMLPFTVVALILIGLFASFSSARLLAGAVTETLGIAALIKLVFLKTLIALEVLIPIALYISVIIGLGRLNKDHELIVMRTFGLSGSRLVLTVLTVAIPVGILSGMLSSYVRPWAYSESYILDAQAEAELNTNRFQAGRFYGSEKSGRIVYVRTKDEINKEMQNIFHFMRKPDSSEIVFAQKAHQIQPTAQEPRPNIQLSDGVVYQLTNAATVDDVIHFKSMTYFIDNDTALNYRRKAAATRTLWESDQPRDIAELQWRISRPLATILLALIAMTFIRLSPRQDKTERTYLFAALAFAAYYNLSGLAKTWVEQGVVGNVPGVWWLESLMLLALITYAWIASNKKQPRQS, from the coding sequence ATGAAATTGATCGAACGGTATATCGCGCGGGAAATCATGTTGCCATTCACGGTAGTGGCGCTCATTTTGATCGGCCTGTTCGCCAGCTTCAGCAGCGCCCGCCTGCTGGCCGGAGCGGTAACGGAAACCTTGGGAATCGCAGCATTAATCAAACTGGTATTTCTCAAGACGCTCATCGCGCTGGAAGTTTTGATTCCCATCGCGCTCTATATTTCGGTCATCATCGGTCTGGGCAGGCTCAACAAGGATCATGAATTGATTGTGATGCGCACTTTCGGTTTGAGCGGCTCGCGTTTGGTGCTGACTGTCCTGACCGTGGCAATCCCTGTCGGTATTCTGAGCGGCATGCTGTCGTCGTATGTCCGGCCCTGGGCTTATAGCGAAAGCTACATCCTGGATGCGCAAGCGGAAGCGGAGTTGAATACCAATCGCTTTCAAGCCGGCCGCTTTTACGGCAGCGAAAAATCCGGCAGGATTGTATATGTGCGGACTAAAGACGAAATCAACAAGGAAATGCAGAATATCTTTCATTTCATGAGAAAACCGGATAGCAGTGAAATCGTATTCGCTCAAAAAGCGCACCAGATCCAGCCGACAGCGCAAGAACCGAGGCCGAACATCCAATTATCCGACGGCGTGGTTTATCAATTGACCAATGCGGCTACCGTGGATGACGTCATTCACTTCAAAAGCATGACTTACTTTATCGATAATGACACCGCACTTAACTACCGGCGTAAAGCGGCGGCAACCCGGACGCTATGGGAGTCGGATCAACCGCGCGACATCGCGGAACTGCAATGGCGGATTTCCCGTCCTCTCGCCACCATTCTGCTGGCTTTGATCGCCATGACATTTATCCGCTTGTCACCGCGCCAGGACAAAACCGAGCGGACTTATTTATTCGCCGCGCTGGCTTTCGCGGCTTATTACAACCTGAGCGGATTGGCTAAAACCTGGGTGGAACAAGGCGTGGTCGGCAACGTGCCGGGAGTTTGGTGGCTGGAATCCTTGATGTTGCTCGCCCTTATCACTTACGCATGGATCGCAAGCAATAAAAAACAGCCGCGTCAGTCATGA
- a CDS encoding N-acetyltransferase produces the protein MSNHPMPANSRITVKPVMSYRDMGKFIDVPWHVYADDPMWVPPLRLERRFHFSRFNPYFKHGEWQAWVAYRNGQPVGRISAQIDKLHQERYGSDSGHFGLLECIDDSEVFSALILNAEAWLAAREIRQVSGPFNLSINQECGILVEGFDTPPVIMMPHSARWYGRLLEEQGYHPAKDLLAYKIEVDFEIPAVMQMIIRRFSPQIRLRTLQRDRFDEEIETLRSIFNDAWSENWGFIPFTEEEFAELGNSLRLLLPDEFIQIAEIDGKPAAFMVGLPNLNEVLKELNGRLLPFGWLKLINRVRKRQIRSGRIPLMGVRKQYHNTPVGLALACLVIDAPRQAGLARGIEEVELSWILEDNMAMRHILDKIGCEQYKRYRIYQKLL, from the coding sequence ATGAGTAATCACCCGATGCCGGCCAATTCCCGCATAACCGTCAAACCGGTTATGTCATATCGGGATATGGGTAAGTTTATCGATGTCCCATGGCACGTCTATGCCGATGACCCGATGTGGGTGCCGCCGTTACGTCTCGAACGCCGTTTTCATTTTTCCCGTTTCAATCCTTATTTCAAACATGGCGAATGGCAAGCCTGGGTGGCGTACCGGAACGGGCAGCCCGTTGGCCGGATCAGCGCGCAAATCGACAAGCTGCACCAGGAAAGGTATGGATCGGATAGCGGTCATTTCGGTTTGCTCGAATGTATCGACGATTCCGAGGTATTCTCCGCCCTGATTCTGAATGCGGAAGCTTGGCTGGCAGCGAGGGAAATCCGCCAGGTCAGCGGTCCGTTCAATCTGTCGATCAATCAGGAATGCGGCATTCTGGTCGAAGGTTTCGACACACCGCCGGTTATCATGATGCCGCATTCCGCGCGCTGGTATGGCCGGCTGCTTGAAGAACAAGGCTATCATCCGGCAAAAGATTTATTGGCGTATAAAATTGAAGTCGACTTTGAGATACCGGCTGTCATGCAAATGATCATCCGGCGATTCTCCCCGCAAATTCGCTTGAGAACCTTGCAGCGTGACCGCTTCGACGAGGAAATCGAAACCTTGCGTAGCATTTTTAACGATGCCTGGTCGGAAAACTGGGGGTTTATCCCGTTCACTGAAGAAGAATTCGCCGAACTGGGCAACAGTTTGCGCCTGCTGCTGCCGGATGAATTTATCCAAATTGCCGAGATTGACGGAAAACCGGCGGCATTCATGGTGGGATTACCGAACTTGAACGAAGTATTAAAGGAATTAAACGGCCGTCTTCTTCCTTTCGGCTGGCTCAAACTTATCAATCGCGTCAGGAAACGGCAAATCCGTTCCGGACGCATCCCGCTAATGGGCGTCCGCAAACAATATCACAATACGCCGGTCGGGCTGGCGTTAGCCTGTCTCGTCATTGATGCCCCCAGGCAAGCCGGTCTCGCAAGAGGCATCGAAGAAGTTGAATTATCATGGATCCTGGAAGATAACATGGCGATGCGTCATATCCTCGACAAAATCGGCTGCGAGCAATACAAACGTTACCGGATTTATCAGAAACTGTTATGA
- a CDS encoding exodeoxyribonuclease VII small subunit — MTKSSKQTASAQPESFEAASAELEKIVAAMEAGQMSLEASLSAYQRGAELIKYCQGKLQDAQQQVRVLESGMLKNLSKSDSDEQ; from the coding sequence ATGACCAAATCATCGAAGCAAACTGCTTCGGCTCAACCAGAGAGTTTTGAAGCGGCGTCGGCTGAACTCGAAAAAATAGTGGCAGCCATGGAAGCAGGGCAAATGTCATTGGAAGCTTCACTATCAGCCTATCAGCGCGGCGCGGAATTAATAAAATATTGTCAGGGCAAACTTCAAGATGCGCAACAGCAAGTGCGGGTATTAGAATCCGGCATGTTAAAAAATTTATCAAAATCGGATAGCGATGAACAATGA
- a CDS encoding polyprenyl synthetase family protein produces MNNDFQNWASNCQARIEAFLEARLPASDCVPERLHKAMRYSVLGGGKRVRPLLSFAAGELAVADVERVTIVAAAVELIHAYSLVHDDLPCMDDDILRRGKPTCHVEFDEATALLTGDSLQTLAFELLAEKRIADAAETQLEMIAQLALASGSRGMAGGQAFDLDSVGKMLSLPELEFMHIHKTGALIRAAVMLGARCSSYLRDEQLAKLDHFAKCVGLAFQVVDDLLDSEATTATLGKTAGKDAVNNKPTYVSILGVNQARELAEKLQHDAHQALNEFGDSALRLRQVADFIIKRKF; encoded by the coding sequence ATGAACAATGATTTTCAAAACTGGGCCAGCAACTGTCAGGCGCGGATTGAAGCCTTTCTGGAAGCAAGATTACCGGCCTCGGATTGTGTTCCCGAACGTCTGCATAAGGCCATGCGCTATTCTGTGCTGGGAGGCGGCAAACGGGTCCGGCCGCTATTATCATTCGCAGCCGGAGAACTGGCGGTAGCGGATGTTGAGCGCGTCACGATCGTAGCTGCGGCGGTGGAGCTGATCCATGCGTATTCATTGGTGCATGATGATTTGCCGTGCATGGATGATGATATCTTGCGTCGCGGCAAGCCGACTTGCCATGTTGAATTCGACGAAGCGACGGCGCTATTGACCGGAGATAGTCTGCAAACCCTTGCGTTTGAGTTATTAGCGGAAAAGCGTATCGCTGACGCCGCGGAAACGCAATTGGAGATGATTGCGCAATTGGCGCTGGCCTCCGGTTCGCGCGGCATGGCGGGCGGGCAAGCCTTTGATTTGGATAGCGTTGGCAAGATGCTCAGTCTTCCGGAATTGGAATTCATGCATATTCACAAAACCGGGGCATTGATTCGCGCCGCGGTGATGCTGGGAGCGCGTTGCAGTAGTTATTTGCGTGACGAACAATTGGCGAAATTGGATCATTTTGCCAAATGTGTCGGTTTGGCCTTTCAAGTCGTTGACGATTTACTGGATTCCGAAGCGACGACCGCGACGCTTGGCAAGACTGCTGGAAAAGATGCGGTCAATAATAAGCCAACGTATGTCAGTATTCTGGGGGTCAACCAAGCCCGTGAATTGGCCGAGAAACTCCAGCACGATGCGCACCAAGCACTTAATGAATTCGGTGATTCTGCGTTAAGATTGCGGCAGGTAGCCGATTTTATTATTAAACGTAAATTCTGA
- the dxs gene encoding 1-deoxy-D-xylulose-5-phosphate synthase, protein MYPLLDTINSPSQLRELDQKKLPQLSNELRNFLIDSVAQTGGHLSSNLGTVELTVALHYVFNTPYDQLVWDVGHQTYAHKILTGRREGMSKLRMHGGIAGFPRRDESEYDAFGTAHSSTSISAALGMAVAARLNNTGRRAIAIIGDGAMSAGMAFEALNNAGVMDANLLVILNDNDMSISRPVGALNNYLAKLMSGKFYATARRAGEKVLGVVPPVLELAKRAEEHVKGMVTPGTLFEEFGFNYIGPIDGHDLEVLVTTLNNIKELDGPQFLHVVTRKGAGYKVAEEDPILYHGVGKFDPKKGIVTKASGKPAYTQIFGDWLCDMAAQDSRLIGITPAMREGSGLVRFSQEYPDRYFDVGIAEQHAVTFAAGAACDGLKPVVAIYSTFLQRAYDQLIHDVAIQNLPVVFAIDRAGLVGADGPTHAGSFDLSYLRCIPNMTVMAPADENECRQMLYTAFQLDTPSAVRYPRGTGPGVEVQKEMQALPVGRGEVRRQGEKIALLAFGSMLTPCLQAAEELNATVANMRFIKPLDDDLIASLAASHELLVTVEENTVLGGAGGAVTESLNSQGIKVEVLQLGLPDVFIDQGDHAQMLADCGLDKSGIIQSVRAIIPA, encoded by the coding sequence ATGTATCCACTGTTAGATACCATTAACTCACCATCCCAATTACGCGAACTGGATCAAAAAAAATTACCGCAACTCTCCAATGAGTTACGTAACTTTCTGATTGATTCGGTCGCACAGACCGGTGGGCACTTATCATCTAATTTGGGGACTGTCGAATTAACGGTCGCACTGCATTATGTGTTCAATACCCCTTACGACCAATTGGTGTGGGATGTCGGACATCAAACCTATGCGCACAAAATTCTGACGGGGCGGCGCGAAGGCATGAGCAAGCTGCGCATGCACGGCGGAATCGCCGGATTTCCGCGCCGCGATGAAAGCGAATACGATGCCTTCGGTACCGCGCATTCCAGCACTTCGATCAGCGCTGCGCTGGGAATGGCGGTTGCAGCGCGGCTCAATAACACCGGGCGGCGCGCCATCGCCATTATCGGCGACGGCGCGATGAGCGCCGGCATGGCTTTCGAAGCGTTGAACAACGCCGGAGTCATGGACGCCAACTTGCTGGTGATTCTGAACGACAACGATATGTCGATTTCCCGGCCGGTTGGTGCGCTGAATAATTATCTGGCCAAGCTGATGTCGGGGAAATTCTATGCCACTGCCCGGCGGGCCGGCGAAAAAGTGCTGGGGGTCGTGCCGCCGGTATTGGAACTGGCCAAGCGAGCCGAAGAACATGTCAAAGGCATGGTAACCCCGGGGACCTTGTTTGAAGAATTCGGATTCAACTATATCGGACCGATCGATGGTCACGATTTGGAGGTGTTGGTTACCACACTGAATAACATCAAGGAGCTGGACGGTCCGCAATTTTTGCACGTAGTGACCCGGAAAGGCGCCGGTTACAAGGTGGCGGAAGAAGATCCGATTTTGTATCACGGGGTCGGCAAGTTCGATCCGAAGAAAGGCATCGTCACGAAAGCGAGTGGCAAACCGGCTTATACTCAGATATTTGGTGATTGGTTATGCGACATGGCGGCGCAGGATTCACGCTTGATCGGAATTACCCCGGCGATGCGGGAAGGTTCCGGATTGGTGCGGTTTTCCCAGGAATATCCCGACCGCTATTTCGATGTCGGCATTGCTGAGCAACATGCCGTCACTTTTGCCGCCGGTGCGGCATGCGACGGGCTGAAACCGGTGGTCGCGATTTACTCGACCTTTTTACAGCGCGCTTACGATCAACTGATTCATGATGTTGCAATTCAGAATCTGCCGGTGGTATTTGCGATTGACCGGGCCGGTTTGGTCGGCGCGGATGGACCGACGCATGCCGGCAGTTTTGACTTGTCCTATTTGCGTTGCATTCCCAACATGACAGTGATGGCGCCGGCGGATGAAAATGAATGCCGGCAGATGTTGTATACTGCGTTTCAACTCGATACGCCATCGGCAGTCCGCTACCCGCGCGGAACCGGACCGGGTGTTGAGGTTCAAAAGGAAATGCAGGCATTGCCGGTCGGACGCGGTGAAGTGCGGCGTCAGGGCGAAAAAATCGCATTGCTGGCGTTCGGCAGCATGTTGACGCCATGCCTGCAAGCCGCCGAGGAATTGAACGCGACCGTTGCTAACATGCGGTTCATCAAGCCGTTAGACGATGATCTGATTGCATCGTTGGCGGCGAGTCATGAGTTACTGGTAACGGTGGAAGAAAATACCGTGCTGGGCGGCGCGGGCGGCGCCGTGACAGAATCGCTCAACAGCCAGGGGATTAAGGTCGAAGTGCTGCAGCTCGGTTTGCCGGATGTTTTCATCGATCAAGGCGATCATGCGCAGATGTTGGCGGACTGCGGATTAGACAAGAGTGGAATCATTCAATCAGTGCGCGCAATAATACCTGCATAA
- the folE2 gene encoding GTP cyclohydrolase FolE2 — protein sequence MNKEIDLPIADVQSSPDTRRIAIDRVGIKAIRHPVVVADKSDGVQHTIAVFNMYVNLPHNFKGTHMSRFVEILNGHEREISVESFQIILREMVERLETDSGHIEMTFPYFINKSAPVSKVKSLLDYEVTFIGEIKRGEYFFTMKVQVPVTSLCPCSKKISDYGAHNQRSHVTISVRTNSFVWIEDIIRIAEMNASCELYGLLKRPDEKYVTERAYDNPKFVEDIVRDIAEVLNHDDRVDAYVVESENFESIHNHSAYALIQNDKNQRA from the coding sequence ATGAATAAAGAAATAGATTTACCGATTGCCGACGTGCAAAGTTCACCCGATACCCGGCGTATTGCGATTGACCGGGTGGGAATCAAAGCCATCCGCCACCCAGTCGTTGTGGCGGACAAAAGCGACGGCGTGCAGCATACCATCGCGGTTTTCAATATGTATGTGAATTTGCCGCATAATTTCAAGGGAACGCACATGTCGCGTTTCGTCGAAATTCTCAACGGCCACGAACGGGAAATATCGGTTGAATCCTTTCAGATTATCTTGCGGGAAATGGTCGAAAGATTGGAAACGGATTCCGGCCATATCGAAATGACTTTTCCGTATTTCATCAATAAATCGGCGCCGGTTTCCAAAGTAAAAAGCTTACTGGATTACGAAGTGACCTTCATTGGCGAGATTAAACGCGGTGAATATTTTTTCACGATGAAAGTGCAGGTGCCGGTGACCAGCTTGTGTCCGTGTTCCAAGAAAATATCCGATTACGGTGCGCATAATCAACGCTCGCACGTGACCATTTCGGTGCGTACCAATAGTTTCGTGTGGATCGAAGACATTATCCGCATTGCCGAGATGAATGCCTCCTGCGAATTGTACGGCTTGCTGAAACGTCCCGATGAGAAGTATGTGACGGAGCGGGCTTACGACAATCCAAAGTTTGTCGAGGACATCGTCAGGGACATCGCTGAAGTGCTCAATCACGATGACCGTGTCGATGCTTATGTTGTCGAATCGGAAAACTTCGAATCAATCCATAACCATTCGGCGTACGCGCTGATTCAGAACGATAAAAACCAGCGTGCTTGA